A region of Clostridium acetobutylicum ATCC 824 DNA encodes the following proteins:
- a CDS encoding mannose-1-phosphate guanylyltransferase, with protein sequence MLCALIMAGGKGERFWPLSTDEKPKQFLQLLSDKTMIQMTVERLEDLIDIERIFVVTGERYVDLLKEQLPNLPEKNIIVEPVGKNTAPCIALSAFVINKHYKDANIVVLPSDQLIVDDSKLLDTIAAAEKFIDQNKASIVTLGMEPTRAETGYGYIKSGNLEKEISGFQIKKVESFVEKPDKKSAESYVEAGNFLWNGGMFIWKCSTILKLTEKYLNKTYNILNEIAEANDTNFNETLKKKYVDVEAISVDYGIMEKADNIYVIPCSFGWDDIGTWHAVERYRDKDEDNNVCVGDIKSIDSKNNILVGKKKPIVVVGLSEVFVVESDDIIFVGKKEDIERIKEIKKKVKE encoded by the coding sequence ATGCTTTGTGCACTAATAATGGCTGGGGGAAAGGGAGAGAGATTTTGGCCTCTATCGACAGACGAAAAGCCAAAGCAATTTTTGCAGTTATTAAGCGATAAAACAATGATTCAAATGACAGTTGAAAGGCTTGAAGATCTAATTGATATCGAGAGAATTTTTGTGGTAACAGGAGAGAGATATGTTGATCTTTTAAAAGAACAGCTTCCCAATCTTCCTGAAAAGAATATAATAGTTGAACCTGTTGGAAAGAATACTGCGCCTTGTATAGCACTGTCAGCTTTTGTGATAAATAAACACTATAAGGATGCAAATATAGTGGTTCTGCCTTCAGACCAGTTAATAGTTGACGATAGTAAGCTTTTAGATACTATAGCGGCAGCAGAGAAATTTATAGATCAAAATAAAGCTTCAATAGTTACACTTGGAATGGAACCTACTAGAGCGGAAACAGGTTATGGATATATAAAATCAGGGAACTTAGAAAAAGAAATAAGCGGCTTCCAAATTAAAAAGGTTGAAAGTTTTGTGGAAAAACCTGATAAAAAGAGTGCTGAAAGCTATGTTGAAGCTGGAAACTTTCTTTGGAACGGTGGAATGTTTATATGGAAGTGTTCTACAATTCTTAAGCTAACTGAAAAATACTTAAATAAAACCTACAATATTTTGAATGAAATAGCTGAAGCAAATGATACTAACTTTAATGAAACTTTAAAGAAAAAGTATGTAGATGTTGAGGCTATATCCGTTGATTATGGAATAATGGAGAAAGCGGACAACATATACGTAATTCCATGCAGTTTTGGTTGGGATGACATAGGAACTTGGCATGCTGTTGAGAGATATAGAGATAAAGACGAGGATAACAACGTCTGTGTAGGAGATATAAAAAGTATAGATAGCAAGAATAATATACTAGTTGGTAAGAAAAAACCGATAGTTGTGGTTGGGCTTTCAGAGGTATTTGTGGTTGAAAGTGATGACATAATATTTGTTGGAAAGAAAGAAGATATTGAGAGAATAAAAGAGATTAAGAAAAAAGTTAAAGAATAA
- a CDS encoding CpsD/CapB family tyrosine-protein kinase, giving the protein MLVVKDKPKSPISEAYRTLRSNIQFSSFDKDMQLILITSSGPGEGKSTTSCNLALAMAEAGNSVLLLDCDLRKPSVHKKFKISNNIGLSNVLAGQTKFESASHWYNQNLCILTAGKIPPNPAEMLSSKRMKAFLNEAKGVFKYIILDAPPVIAVTDPQILSTMVDGVVLVVSSGVADIEAAKRAKELLENVNANIIGSVLNRVDTESRRGYYGGYYYYYGDEGEKVKKHKDR; this is encoded by the coding sequence ATGTTAGTAGTTAAGGATAAGCCTAAATCACCTATATCTGAAGCTTATAGAACACTTAGAAGTAATATACAGTTTTCAAGCTTTGATAAGGATATGCAGTTAATACTTATAACTAGTTCAGGACCAGGAGAGGGAAAGTCAACTACCTCTTGTAATTTAGCTTTGGCTATGGCGGAAGCTGGAAATTCAGTGCTTTTACTAGATTGTGATCTCAGAAAACCAAGTGTTCATAAGAAATTTAAGATATCAAATAATATCGGTTTGTCAAATGTATTAGCTGGACAAACTAAATTTGAAAGTGCAAGTCACTGGTATAATCAAAATTTATGCATACTTACAGCAGGTAAAATTCCTCCAAATCCTGCGGAAATGCTGTCTTCAAAGAGAATGAAGGCATTTTTGAATGAGGCAAAAGGAGTTTTTAAATACATAATACTTGATGCTCCGCCTGTAATAGCGGTAACTGACCCACAAATCTTGTCAACTATGGTAGATGGAGTGGTTTTAGTCGTGAGCTCAGGGGTTGCGGATATAGAAGCAGCTAAAAGGGCGAAGGAACTTTTAGAAAATGTAAATGCCAATATAATTGGTTCAGTTTTAAATAGAGTTGATACAGAAAGTAGAAGAGGATATTATGGAGGTTATTATTACTACTACGGTGATGAGGGAGAAAAAGTAAAAAAACATAAAGATAGATAA
- a CDS encoding glycosyltransferase, translated as MKNILYISLVDWFWIKQRPHHMAEILSRCNNVTYFSRMPWKRNSNFVITDKVGSDDIGKTTIIKNENMKIIRKKGIPKERKFKVIKKINVKLFKNYLLKLDKENNYDVIIITHPSQLHIIPNNFFINKEIVYDCMDDYKCWTGCDKDKIVKSEKYIIEVSDIIVVSSEKLYKNILEYDNKLKSKTVVINNGVDIDNFSVSKLKKINEINIFKDNNKKKVGYVGTISNWFDFELLKNTAEKHQELDFYIIGPIEEGINIDGFKEIKNVIFTGSQPYYSVPNILNKLDIAVMLFKKNDLIEAVNPVKIYEYLAMGKAVVALRYKETEKFGDLIYTYESKEEFENILSLAINDNGNYVDKRIEFARDNSWQARVEKLNELIYKRIGRK; from the coding sequence ATGAAAAATATACTATACATATCTTTGGTTGATTGGTTTTGGATAAAACAAAGACCTCATCATATGGCAGAAATCTTAAGTAGATGTAATAATGTAACTTATTTTAGTAGAATGCCATGGAAAAGAAATTCTAACTTCGTTATTACAGACAAAGTGGGAAGTGATGATATTGGTAAAACTACTATTATAAAGAATGAAAATATGAAAATTATAAGGAAAAAAGGTATACCAAAAGAAAGAAAATTTAAAGTTATTAAGAAAATCAATGTAAAATTATTCAAAAATTATTTGTTGAAATTGGATAAAGAAAATAACTATGATGTAATAATAATCACACATCCGAGTCAATTGCATATCATACCAAACAACTTTTTTATAAATAAGGAAATTGTATATGATTGTATGGATGACTATAAGTGTTGGACTGGATGTGATAAGGATAAGATTGTTAAAAGTGAAAAATATATTATTGAAGTAAGTGATATTATTGTTGTTTCAAGTGAAAAATTATATAAGAATATTTTAGAGTATGATAATAAGTTAAAAAGTAAAACTGTGGTGATAAATAATGGTGTTGATATAGATAATTTTAGTGTAAGCAAATTAAAAAAAATTAACGAAATTAATATATTTAAAGACAATAATAAGAAGAAAGTTGGATATGTAGGTACAATTAGTAATTGGTTTGATTTCGAATTGTTAAAAAATACGGCTGAAAAGCACCAAGAGCTAGATTTTTATATTATTGGACCAATCGAAGAAGGGATAAATATAGATGGTTTTAAAGAAATTAAAAATGTTATATTTACAGGTTCGCAACCATATTATAGTGTTCCAAATATATTAAATAAGTTAGATATTGCCGTAATGCTGTTTAAAAAAAATGATTTAATTGAAGCAGTGAACCCAGTTAAAATTTACGAATACCTTGCTATGGGAAAGGCAGTTGTGGCATTGAGGTATAAAGAAACTGAAAAATTTGGAGATTTAATATATACTTATGAATCAAAAGAAGAGTTTGAGAATATTTTAAGCTTAGCTATAAACGACAATGGAAATTATGTGGACAAGAGAATTGAATTTGCAAGAGACAATAGTTGGCAAGCAAGGGTAGAGAAGCTTAATGAATTGATATATAAAAGAATAGGGAGAAAGTAG
- a CDS encoding glycosyltransferase family 4 protein: MTKKLLFFTSRLPLNPLSGREMSLYYYIKYLHEMYGYDIIVVTFDEKTEVVDTPNEYIRTLYKIKAPGKKALLSNFFSMVFVKRMPLQVALYYSADTKEAVEKIVSRENPDIVMADMVRTSEYLKDFKGKKIFDMDDMLSVRYGRQLESKGGIINPFGAYSNKLPSFVSKILDNNFIKRKILQYECNALSNYEMKISKSYNAVVLVSDRERDRLNAKLKEQKAVTVSTGVNCDYFSKVDVKVKENLISFLGVYSAPHNEDAVLYFYNSIFPIIKKENHNIVLRLVGGNATDSIKKLKNDKAVDIEGRVEDVRRYIKESRVFIAPLRFGSGIKTKILEAMAMGVPVVTTSIGAEGMDAENYKDMIIEDDEEKFAEAVLRLISDKELYNKICSNGKEFVRNNYDWNIKMKSWNEVFNLINKG, encoded by the coding sequence ATGACGAAAAAACTTTTATTTTTCACAAGTAGATTGCCCCTGAATCCGTTATCAGGTAGAGAAATGAGCTTGTATTACTATATAAAATATCTACATGAAATGTATGGATACGATATTATAGTAGTTACTTTTGATGAGAAAACTGAAGTTGTAGACACTCCAAATGAGTATATAAGAACACTTTATAAAATAAAGGCCCCAGGAAAAAAGGCACTTTTATCTAATTTTTTTAGTATGGTATTTGTAAAGAGAATGCCACTTCAGGTTGCTTTGTATTATTCGGCTGATACCAAGGAAGCTGTGGAGAAAATCGTTAGCAGAGAAAATCCTGATATAGTAATGGCAGATATGGTTAGAACCAGTGAATACTTAAAGGATTTTAAGGGAAAGAAAATATTTGATATGGATGACATGCTTTCGGTAAGGTATGGAAGACAACTGGAATCAAAGGGAGGAATAATAAATCCTTTTGGAGCATATTCTAATAAGTTGCCAAGCTTTGTTTCTAAGATACTGGATAACAATTTTATTAAAAGAAAAATACTTCAGTATGAATGTAATGCCTTAAGTAATTATGAAATGAAGATTTCTAAAAGTTATAATGCTGTGGTTTTAGTGTCTGATAGGGAAAGAGATCGTTTAAACGCTAAATTAAAGGAACAAAAGGCTGTGACGGTTTCTACTGGAGTTAATTGTGATTATTTTTCTAAGGTTGATGTTAAGGTTAAAGAAAATTTAATAAGCTTTTTAGGAGTTTATTCTGCTCCACACAATGAAGATGCAGTGTTGTATTTTTATAATAGTATATTTCCAATTATAAAAAAAGAGAATCACAATATAGTACTAAGATTAGTTGGTGGAAATGCCACGGATTCAATTAAAAAACTTAAAAATGATAAAGCTGTTGATATAGAGGGAAGAGTAGAGGACGTAAGAAGATATATAAAGGAAAGTAGAGTGTTTATAGCTCCACTTAGATTTGGAAGCGGAATAAAAACAAAGATACTTGAAGCAATGGCTATGGGGGTTCCAGTGGTTACGACATCTATAGGAGCGGAAGGTATGGATGCAGAGAACTATAAGGATATGATAATTGAGGATGATGAAGAAAAATTTGCAGAAGCAGTACTTAGACTTATAAGTGATAAGGAATTATATAATAAGATTTGTTCAAATGGTAAGGAATTTGTCCGTAATAATTATGATTGGAATATTAAAATGAAATCATGGAATGAAGTGTTTAACCTAATAAATAAAGGGTGA
- a CDS encoding sugar transferase, translating into MQDLDLEYDRITVEPYKDYDKSNVYYISKRVIDIVFSIIGIVVLSPLMLAICIYIKISSKGNAIFSHIRLGYRGKHIKVYKFRTMVQNAETVLKNMTPEQKKEFEENFKLEYDPRVTKVGRFLRKTSLDELPQFFNILRGNMTLVGPRPIVEAELNKYGRYGKKLLSVKPGLTGLWQVSGRSDISYSERVMLDMQYIDNRSLWLDIKILFMTFIVVIKKEGAM; encoded by the coding sequence TTGCAGGATTTGGACCTAGAATATGACAGAATTACAGTTGAGCCTTATAAGGATTATGACAAGAGTAATGTATATTATATATCAAAACGAGTTATAGATATAGTATTTTCTATAATTGGTATAGTTGTGCTGAGCCCTCTTATGCTGGCAATATGTATTTATATTAAAATAAGTTCAAAAGGCAATGCAATTTTTTCACATATAAGATTAGGATATAGGGGTAAGCATATAAAGGTATACAAATTTAGAACTATGGTTCAAAATGCAGAAACAGTTTTAAAAAATATGACACCCGAACAAAAAAAGGAGTTTGAGGAAAACTTTAAACTTGAATATGATCCCAGAGTAACCAAGGTGGGAAGATTTCTAAGGAAGACAAGCCTCGATGAACTTCCTCAATTTTTTAATATATTAAGGGGAAACATGACTTTAGTTGGTCCAAGACCTATAGTTGAGGCCGAATTAAATAAGTATGGCAGATACGGAAAGAAGTTATTAAGCGTTAAACCTGGTCTTACAGGACTTTGGCAAGTTAGCGGAAGAAGTGATATTTCGTATAGCGAAAGAGTTATGCTTGATATGCAGTACATAGACAATAGAAGCTTGTGGCTTGATATTAAAATATTGTTTATGACCTTTATAGTAGTTATAAAAAAAGAAGGAGCAATGTAA
- a CDS encoding LCP family protein: MKSKKKFGFLSKFFITILILIVVIGVTAGGYFYSKTSKMKKTTISKKPSDLGITQKNQNELQKYDDTINIAFFGLDRRQKTDISRSDSIMILTMDPTHKKLKLSSIMRDTYVNVDGHGMTKITHAYAYGGPQLAIKTINENFNLNIKDYVTVDFYGLEKIIDKLNGVEVDVQPDEVNYLNSYIDEVSKYEKVTPNHVSSAGKQLLDGRQAVAYSRIRYTAGGDFQRTERQRTVLMAVFNKMKAQGKSNMLSMMDELLPYAETDLGSLDIAKYGAKFLSSNIDSIDQERFPVDGYCSGITVDNVWYLKTDLGVTSDQMKKYIFEDVKPTPKASLVNIPAK; this comes from the coding sequence ATGAAATCTAAAAAGAAATTCGGTTTTTTGTCAAAGTTTTTTATTACAATTCTTATTTTAATAGTAGTGATAGGTGTAACTGCTGGAGGTTACTTTTACTCAAAGACAAGTAAAATGAAAAAAACGACTATATCAAAGAAACCTTCTGATTTAGGAATAACACAGAAGAATCAAAATGAATTACAGAAGTATGATGATACTATAAACATAGCATTTTTTGGACTTGATAGACGTCAAAAAACTGATATATCACGTTCGGATTCCATTATGATTTTAACAATGGATCCAACACATAAAAAGCTTAAGTTATCCTCAATAATGAGGGATACATATGTAAATGTTGATGGACATGGTATGACTAAGATAACTCATGCCTACGCTTATGGTGGTCCTCAGCTGGCGATAAAAACTATAAATGAAAATTTTAATTTAAATATTAAGGATTATGTAACTGTTGACTTTTATGGACTTGAAAAAATTATAGACAAGCTTAATGGAGTGGAAGTAGATGTCCAGCCAGATGAGGTTAATTATCTAAACAGCTATATAGATGAAGTTTCAAAGTATGAGAAAGTTACTCCCAACCATGTTTCTTCAGCAGGGAAACAACTTTTAGATGGTAGACAAGCTGTTGCCTATTCAAGAATTAGATACACAGCGGGTGGAGACTTTCAGAGGACAGAAAGACAAAGGACTGTGCTTATGGCAGTTTTCAATAAGATGAAAGCACAAGGAAAAAGTAATATGCTAAGTATGATGGATGAACTTCTTCCTTATGCTGAAACTGATTTAGGAAGTCTTGATATTGCAAAGTATGGAGCTAAGTTTCTTTCATCGAATATAGATTCTATTGATCAAGAGAGATTCCCAGTGGATGGATACTGTAGTGGCATTACAGTTGATAATGTTTGGTATCTAAAAACAGATTTAGGTGTAACTTCAGATCAAATGAAAAAATATATATTTGAAGATGTAAAGCCAACACCTAAAGCATCACTTGTAAATATACCTGCTAAATAA
- a CDS encoding flippase: MKERKGLKKYSTIINNFLSLFVLQGLNYILPLITVPYLVRTLGPEKYGVTVFATAFITYFQIITDYGFNLSATRKISMNKKYKKKIEEIFNSVMLIKLALTILCFIVMLVIVFCFKRFQADYKVYIYTYGMIIGNFLFPVWFFQGIEKMKYITIVNVIGKVMFTIFIFIFVRTSKDYLNVALLNSFSYILIGIISLLIVKIRFKIKFRIPKTSIIKKDIKEGWYIFTTSFLTNILTSTGTFILGLFVNEKVVGYYGAIDKIVKALVSMFSPVTQAIFPHISELFKYSHKEAKNEIIKFSKYVMFFTTIMCIVIVLFNKTIIYILYGNRYIMYSHILAYMSVWIFLSILNNFIGIQYLIGSGNGKYYSRAFTIASIITLILYIGTVEFISYNSIILGSVVGELALTISMIYFIKSKLSNDNSCKGDVVNEQN, from the coding sequence GTGAAGGAAAGAAAGGGTTTAAAGAAATATAGTACAATAATAAATAATTTTTTATCACTTTTTGTATTACAAGGATTAAACTATATATTGCCATTAATTACAGTGCCGTATCTAGTAAGAACTTTAGGACCAGAAAAGTATGGTGTTACAGTATTCGCAACTGCATTTATTACATATTTTCAAATTATAACTGACTATGGCTTTAACTTATCTGCAACAAGAAAAATTTCAATGAACAAAAAATACAAGAAAAAAATTGAAGAAATATTTAATTCTGTTATGTTAATTAAGTTAGCTTTGACTATTTTGTGTTTTATAGTTATGTTAGTTATAGTCTTTTGTTTTAAAAGGTTTCAAGCAGACTATAAGGTATATATTTATACTTATGGAATGATCATTGGTAATTTTTTATTTCCAGTATGGTTTTTTCAGGGGATTGAAAAAATGAAGTATATAACAATAGTTAATGTAATTGGTAAGGTAATGTTTACAATTTTTATATTTATTTTTGTTAGAACTTCTAAGGATTACTTAAATGTAGCTTTATTAAATTCATTCAGTTATATATTAATAGGAATCATTAGTCTATTAATTGTAAAGATTAGATTTAAAATAAAGTTTAGGATTCCCAAAACTAGTATAATTAAAAAGGATATAAAAGAAGGATGGTACATATTTACTACATCTTTTTTAACTAATATATTAACATCTACAGGAACTTTTATTTTGGGGTTATTTGTAAATGAAAAGGTTGTAGGATATTATGGTGCTATTGATAAAATAGTTAAGGCACTTGTGAGTATGTTTTCACCTGTAACTCAAGCTATATTCCCACATATAAGTGAATTGTTTAAATATAGTCATAAAGAAGCAAAGAATGAAATTATTAAGTTTAGCAAATATGTAATGTTTTTTACAACAATCATGTGTATAGTAATTGTTTTGTTTAACAAAACAATAATTTATATATTGTATGGCAATAGATATATAATGTATTCACATATATTAGCTTATATGTCTGTATGGATATTTTTAAGTATTTTAAATAATTTTATTGGAATTCAGTATCTTATAGGAAGTGGAAATGGTAAGTATTATAGTAGAGCATTTACTATTGCTTCAATTATAACACTTATATTATATATAGGAACTGTTGAGTTTATTTCATATAATTCTATAATATTAGGATCAGTAGTGGGTGAATTAGCATTAACTATTTCAATGATTTACTTCATAAAAAGTAAGCTTTCAAATGACAATAGCTGCAAGGGAGATGTAGTGAATGAGCAAAATTAA
- the wecB gene encoding non-hydrolyzing UDP-N-acetylglucosamine 2-epimerase, whose protein sequence is MSKIKVISIFGTRPEAIKMAPLVKKLKENKNFQAKVCVTAQHREMLDQVLSLFNIEPDFDLNIMKNKQSLTTITSSVLHGLSEIFSAERPDIILVHGDTTTTFAASLAAFYEKIAIGHVEAGLRTYDKYFPFPEEVNRKLTGAIADMHFAPTVKSKNNLLREGVKEKNIFITGNTVIDAMKYTVDSNYVFKNDQLNKLDYKHKKIIMVTAHRRENWGKGIENICTALRRIVEENNDVELVYLVHLNPIVKNVVYRNLNNINRVHLLPPLDTKETHNLMNKCFMVMTDSGGLQEEAPHLGKPVLVLRNVTERPEAVEAGTVKLVGTDIKNIVDETCRIINNKDEYEKMSRAINPYGDGRASERIVDYMLDYFHSLVKNH, encoded by the coding sequence ATGAGCAAAATTAAAGTTATTTCAATATTTGGGACAAGGCCAGAAGCTATAAAGATGGCTCCTTTGGTTAAAAAACTGAAAGAAAATAAAAATTTTCAAGCAAAAGTATGTGTTACAGCACAGCACAGGGAGATGCTAGATCAAGTTCTTAGTTTGTTCAATATAGAGCCAGACTTTGATTTGAATATAATGAAAAATAAGCAATCTCTTACAACGATAACTTCAAGTGTTTTACATGGGTTAAGCGAAATATTTTCTGCTGAAAGACCAGATATTATTTTAGTACATGGAGATACAACTACAACGTTTGCAGCATCACTTGCAGCCTTTTATGAAAAGATAGCTATTGGGCATGTTGAGGCTGGACTTAGAACTTATGATAAATATTTTCCTTTTCCTGAAGAAGTAAATAGAAAACTTACTGGAGCAATTGCAGATATGCATTTTGCACCGACAGTAAAATCTAAAAATAATCTTTTAAGAGAAGGTGTAAAAGAAAAAAATATATTTATAACTGGAAATACTGTGATTGATGCTATGAAATACACAGTGGATAGTAATTATGTATTTAAAAATGATCAATTAAATAAATTGGACTACAAACATAAAAAGATTATTATGGTAACTGCACACAGACGTGAAAATTGGGGCAAGGGTATAGAGAATATATGCACGGCATTAAGGAGAATTGTAGAAGAAAATAATGATGTTGAATTGGTCTATCTTGTACATTTAAATCCTATAGTTAAAAATGTTGTGTACAGAAATTTAAATAATATAAATAGAGTTCATTTGCTCCCACCACTTGATACAAAGGAAACTCATAATTTAATGAATAAGTGTTTTATGGTTATGACTGATTCAGGCGGGCTTCAGGAAGAAGCACCTCATCTTGGAAAACCTGTACTTGTATTAAGAAATGTAACAGAAAGACCAGAAGCAGTTGAGGCTGGAACAGTTAAATTAGTAGGAACTGACATTAAAAATATTGTAGATGAGACTTGCAGAATAATAAATAACAAAGATGAATACGAAAAGATGAGTAGAGCTATAAATCCATATGGGGATGGAAGAGCATCAGAAAGAATAGTAGATTATATGCTAGATTATTTTCATTCATTAGTGAAAAATCATTAA
- a CDS encoding tyrosine-protein phosphatase codes for MVDIHSHIIPGIDDGSNSLETTLKMMEIANEAGLTKMVATSHYFRGRFENSISAITSEAEKLNSIFKKKAVDIEVIPGQEVFIDNHTLEAHKNGIIGCIRDTNYMLVEFDMMSLLENAADILYEIQIRGIKPIIAHPERYTYIQRDLYKINDLIDENIYFQVNAGSIEGLFGKTVQKTAIKLIEEGLVSFIASDAHSAGKRCPGYEGALKLVAKIDSVLPGKFVKNADLLIENQEIKARSQKLKRKKGFFTFFK; via the coding sequence ATGGTAGATATACATTCGCACATAATTCCAGGAATTGATGACGGTTCAAATTCACTTGAAACTACTTTGAAAATGATGGAGATAGCAAATGAAGCAGGTTTAACTAAAATGGTAGCTACTTCTCACTATTTCAGGGGAAGATTTGAAAACAGTATTTCTGCCATTACAAGCGAAGCAGAAAAACTGAATAGTATCTTTAAAAAGAAAGCTGTGGATATAGAAGTTATACCCGGACAGGAAGTTTTTATAGATAATCACACACTTGAAGCTCATAAGAATGGAATAATTGGCTGCATTAGAGATACAAATTACATGCTTGTGGAATTCGATATGATGTCGCTTTTAGAAAATGCAGCAGATATATTGTACGAGATTCAAATAAGAGGTATTAAGCCTATTATAGCTCATCCTGAAAGGTATACTTATATTCAAAGAGATTTGTACAAAATAAATGACCTTATTGATGAAAATATTTATTTTCAGGTAAATGCAGGAAGTATAGAAGGGCTTTTTGGAAAGACTGTACAAAAAACGGCAATTAAGTTAATAGAAGAAGGCTTGGTTAGCTTTATTGCTTCCGATGCACATTCTGCAGGAAAAAGATGTCCAGGTTATGAAGGAGCACTTAAGCTGGTGGCTAAAATTGATAGTGTATTGCCTGGGAAATTTGTAAAAAATGCAGACTTACTTATAGAAAATCAGGAAATTAAGGCGAGGAGTCAAAAACTAAAAAGAAAAAAAGGTTTTTTCACTTTTTTTAAATAG
- a CDS encoding YveK family protein, which produces MEQGNDIDFTGFIDVLNKEKAMIALVTIFFVLFSAILSFFIIKPTYQGHVTVIIGRNDSKSSTNEQYNDVMMSQNLTKTYAQIAESRSVASKTVSKLSNGTTIDQVSKVVSVTPETGTQIIDITANAKSPEEAADLANDFSDSFVAVSKEVYTAGDARIIDRATAPKSPIKPKKLINIVVAFVLGLFVSIGIAFIKEYMDKTIKTQDDIKRHLDLPVLGVIPSYEEE; this is translated from the coding sequence ATGGAACAAGGAAATGATATAGATTTTACTGGATTTATTGATGTGCTTAATAAAGAAAAGGCTATGATAGCTTTAGTGACAATATTCTTTGTACTATTTTCAGCTATTTTAAGCTTTTTTATAATAAAACCAACGTATCAAGGTCATGTTACTGTGATAATCGGAAGAAATGATTCAAAATCCAGTACAAATGAACAGTATAATGATGTTATGATGTCACAAAATCTTACAAAAACTTATGCTCAAATTGCAGAATCTAGATCTGTGGCAAGTAAAACTGTAAGTAAATTAAGTAATGGTACTACAATAGATCAGGTATCAAAGGTTGTGAGTGTTACACCAGAGACGGGTACTCAAATAATAGATATAACAGCAAATGCAAAGTCACCTGAAGAAGCAGCGGACTTAGCGAATGATTTTTCTGACAGTTTTGTAGCAGTTTCAAAGGAAGTTTATACAGCTGGTGATGCAAGAATAATAGATAGAGCAACAGCACCTAAATCGCCTATAAAGCCTAAAAAGCTTATCAATATAGTAGTTGCTTTTGTTTTGGGACTTTTTGTATCAATAGGTATAGCCTTTATTAAGGAATATATGGATAAAACTATAAAAACTCAAGATGATATAAAGAGACATTTAGATTTGCCAGTACTTGGGGTAATACCTAGTTATGAAGAGGAATAA